Proteins encoded in a region of the Anopheles aquasalis chromosome 2, idAnoAquaMG_Q_19, whole genome shotgun sequence genome:
- the LOC126581256 gene encoding COP9 signalosome complex subunit 8, whose translation MFSEKIRQLTLLLEKQELEAPSGIVSIQLYSELFAAYLYQNDLASARFLWKRLPQSMKTSNAELEQMYKVYVSLWNNDTAGFYKAINHDWSKHVSELMFELKEKIQQETIALIGRAYSSIFENVFAEMTNQTPDMIVDTCRSLNWEIVDGPQPRLIIPKRTVEEKPIMVSSEDQLQKLTDFVSFLEN comes from the exons atgttttccgaaAAAATAAGGCAGCTCACGCTGTTACTGGAGAAACAGGAACTAGAG GCACCAAGTGGAATCGTATCGATTCAACTGTACTCCGAACTGTTCGCCGCTTACCTCTACCAGAATGATCT TGCCAGCGCCCGGTTTCTTTGGAAAAGATTGCCCCAGAGTATGAAGACGAGCAACGCGGAGCTGGAGCAGATGTACAAGGTGTACGTTAGCCTGTGGAACAACGATACGGCCGGCTTTTACAAGGCCATCAATCACGACTGGTCCAAACACGTGTCGGAGCTGATGTTCgagctgaaggagaagataCAGCAAGAGACCATTGCGCTGATCGGGCGGGCCTACAGTTCCATCTTTGAGAATGTTTTCGCCGAGATGACGAACCAGACGCCCGACATGATCGTCGATACGTGCCGAAGCCTGAACTGGGAGATTGTTGACGGGCCGCAACCGAGACTGATTATACCAAAGCGAACGGTCGAGGAGAAACCGATCATGGTCAGCTCCGAGGATCAGCTGCAAAAGCTGAccgatttcgtttcgtttctggAGAATTAG